The sequence TCCGGGGCCGCCCGCCGTGCCGTTTCCGCATCCCCGCACAACCCCCGCAGGTACGTGTCTTCCTTCCTCGGGGCCCCAGGCGTACCTTGACGGCTGACCTGATGCACCGTCAGGAAACTGCCGGGAACGAATTGGGGTGGACCGATCGTGTCGTACCCGAAACGAACCGCCGCGCTCGCGTCCGCCGCGGCGCTGGCCGGGGCGGCCGTGGTGCTGACCGCGCCGGCGGCCCGAGCCGACGTGGTCGACGTCGACTACCGGTGTGAGACGCCGATCGGCGTCAAGAGCGCCGTCTCGCCGATCGACATCAAGGGCGTCCGCAGCGGCGCGGGTTACAAGGTCACGATGTCCTGGCAGAAGGGCGTCTCCTCCAGCCCCGTCGAACTGGGCAAGGGCGCGATGAGCCCGAGCGCCACCATCGGGCTCGGCGGCGCCGACAGCGGCACCCTCCCGGTGAGCGGACCGCCCAACGCCGCCGCGATCCCCGCCAACACCCCCATCAAGATCAGCGACTTGAGCGGCACCTACACGCCCAGGAAGTCCGGCAAGGTCACCTTCACGGCGGGCACGCTCACCATCAAGGCGCTCGGTACGACGACGACCTGCACCCCCACCGGCGACCCGGGCCCCTCCCTGACACTGAACGTGACCGCGGCGGGCGGCGGTTCGGCCGGTGGCTCGTCCGGCACCACCGGCTCGTCCGGCACCACCGGTTCCGCCCCCGGCGGCACCCTCCCGCAGACCGGCCCCGACGACTCCGCCCTCGCCCTCGGCACCCTCGGCGGCACCGTGCTCCTCACCGGCGTGGCGGGCGTCCTCTGGCTGACCCGGCGCGGTCCCGCCGTACGCCGCTGAACTCCGCCGCCCCGAGCCGCCGTTCGCCGCCGAAACCCGGTCACCAGCGCTGGAGCCGCCCATGCCGTCCGCCGTACGCGCCCTCGGACCGCCCCTGCTGATGACGCTGACGCTGCTGGGCACCGCGTCACCCGCCACCGCCGCCGCGTCGCCCGCCACCGCCGCCGCCGCGTCGCCCGCCACCGCGACCGTGTCGCCCGCCACCGCGACCGCGTCGCCCGCCGCCGCGCGCCCGGCCGGCTGGTCCCTCGCGCCCGTCGGCGGCCCCCGCCCGTCCTTCTACGCCGAGGGCGCCCCCGGCACCGCCCTCCAGGACACCGTCGCCGTGACCAACCCGGCCCGCACCCCGGTGACGGTACGGCTGCGCGGCACCGGTCTGCCGGTCGTCCTCGCCAGGTCCGCGCTCACCGTCCCGGCCCGCACCCGCGCCGAGGTGCCCTTCACCGTGTCCGTGCCGTCCGGCTCCGCGCCCGGCGACCGCTCGGGCACGATCGAGGCGCGCGACGGCGCGGGCCGTACGGCGAGCGTCCCGGTACGGCTGCGGATCGCCGGGCCCCGGCTCGCCGCGCTGACCGTCGAGCAGGTGGCCCTCCACCCGGACGGCATCACGTACCAGCTGGTCAACCGGGGTACGACCGTGCTCGTACCGACCCTCGCGGTGCGCGCCGAAGGCACCTTCGGGCGGGTCCTGGACCGCGCCCCGCGCCCCCTGCCCGTCCGGCTGGCCCCGGGCACCCGGCGCACCTTCGGCGAGCCGTGGCACGGCCGCCCCTTCCTGGACCGCGTCGGCGTACGGCTGACGGTGACGGCGGGCGGGGCGCACGCCACGGCGGCCACGGCGGTCACCTTCGTGCCCCGGGGCACGCTCGGCGCCCTCGCCGGGGTCGCGGCGGCGACGGCCGCTGTCCTCGTCCGGCGGCGCAGACGTCGTACCGGAAAGCGCGAAACCCTCTCCCGCGAGGCCGAGTCGACGGGAGCGGCAGCGTGAGGCGGATCGTGGTCCTGGCCCTCGCGGCGCTGCTCCTGCTGCCGCTCGCGGGCCCCGCGACGGCGGCGGGCGGACCGGCCGTACGGCTGTCCGCGGCGCAGGCCGGGACCGGTGGCTCGGTCACCGTCCACGGCACCGGCTGGCGCCCGCGCACCCTGCTGATGCTGCTGGTCTGCGGCCGGGCCACGCCGTCCCGGGGTGTCGTCGGCGGCACCAACTCCTGTGCCAACGCCGACGGCCGCGCCGTCACCACCGACGCCCGGGGCGCCTTCGCCAGGAAGCTGCCGGTGGCCGAGCCGCCCGTGCCCTGCCCCTGTGTGGTGCACGTGGCCACGGTCACCGGCACCCCGGCGCAGGCGGACGCCGTCCTCGACGTCGCCGGGCACCCCGTCGCCCCGCTGCCCGCCGAGCCCTCCGGCGGGCGCCTGGCGATCCTCTCCGACACCCGGCTGACCGGCTCCGGCTCCCCGCTGACCTGGTTCGGCGCCCCGCCGGGCCGCACCCTGGTCTTCACCGCGGGCAACCTCGGCACCACGCCCGTCAAGGACCCGGTCTTCCATGTCGGCACCGCGCACGGTGTGTTCGCCCCCGAGTGGGACGACCGGCAGTGGCACGGCACCCTCGCGCCCGGGAAGAAGGCGCGGATCGAGCTGCCGGTGGAACTGTCCGCCGGGGCGCACGGCGACTACACCGTCTCCCTCAAGTACGACGGCAAGCTCCTCGCCGAACAGCCCTGGGGCGTGGGCCGGCCCTGGGGCGTGACCCTCTTCTGGATCCTGCTCTGCCTGGTCGTACCGGCGGCCCTGTTCCGCGCCGGGATGGCGGTGGTCGACCGGGTACGCCCCCGCCGCCCGGCCGGCCCCCGCACCCCGCGCCCCCGCACCCCGCGCCCCGCCCGCCGTGCGAAGACCTCACCGCCTCCCGAACCCCCGGCCGCCGCCCTCCCGTGGTTCACCCCGGGCACGGCACCCGGCCCGCTCTCCGCACCGCACGACGACAGCCCGACGAGCCGTACGACCCCCCGTACGGCTCCCACCAGGAAGGGACCCACGTGAGCATGCGAAGGAGAGGTACGGCGGTGGGCGCCGCGCTGGTGCTGAGCGGCGCGGGTGCCCTGCTGGGCCTGGCCGCGACACCCGCGCAGGCGGCGACCGTGGCCTACGCCACGCACTGTGTGCCGCCCGCGGGCATCAGCCCCGTGGACGGCACGACGAAGGTCGAGATCACCGCGCCCGCGACGGCGAAGGCGGGCGAGACGGTGGACATCGTGTGGAAGTTCGTCGCGGCCGCGTCCAGGAACCCGGACATCATCGGCCTGCCCGCGAACTCGGTGCAGCCCTCGGGCGTGCTCAAGGCGGCCGGCGCGCAGACCGCCGACATCGCGATGCGGGGGACGCGGCAGAACCCCGCGATCCCCAAGGGCGCCCCGATGGTGCTGTCCGACATGAAGGGCAGCGTGAAGCTGACGGCGCCGGGGGAGGTGACGCTGACGCCGGACGCGTACACGGTGAACGCGATGTCGACGGACACGAAGTGCACTCCGAAGGAGACGGTTCAGCAGTCGGCGACGATCAAGGTGACGGCAGCGGACGGCACCCCCACCCCCACCCCCACGCCCACTCCGACGCCGACCCCCACCGCCACGCTCACCCCTACCCCCACCCCGTCCACGACGGGCGGCACCGGCCAGAGCGACTTCACCGGCAAGGAGGTGCGGATCCCCTACGCGTGCAAGACCCCGATCGGCGACAAGAGCGCCACCTCGCCGGTGCGGATCGACGCGAGGAGGAACGGCGGGGACTACGCCCTCACCGTGCGCTTCGAGAAGTCGGTGATGGACAGCCCCGCCGACATCCCCGCGGGCTCCGTGAAGCCGTCCATGGAGGTGGTCGTCGGCGGCGCGGACAAGGGCACGGTCCCTGTGGCGGGCCCCGCCAACGCCGCCCCCATCAAGTCCGGTGACCCCATCGCGATCCCCGACCTCACCGGCACCTACAAACCCGGCGCGACCGGCTCCTCGACCCTCTCCCCGGGCGTCCTGACGATCAACGCCCTGGGCACGACGACCACCTGCACCCCGGCCGCCACACAGGTCTCCCTCACCCTGGACACGAGCGGTCAGCCGGGCGGCACTTCGGGCGGATCCTCCACCTCCGGCGGCTCGACGGGAGCCACCACCACGGGCTCCACCACGGGCTCCACCTCCGGCGGCCTGGCCGACACGGGCGCGAACGACCACGAGACCCTGAAGGCCCTGGGCCTGGTGGCGGGCACGGCGACCCTCCTGGGCACCGCGATCTTCACCTTCATGCCACGACGCCGGACGCGCTAGCCAACCTGTGTCTTTCGGGGGCGCGGGGAACCCCGCGGAAAACCGAGAGGGCCGCCACACCCACCCGGGGTGCGACGGCCCTCTCGGCCAAGTCCCAGCGACTAGCGCACGTCGCCCATCAGCTTGTTCACCTTGCCGCGGTACATCCACACCGCCACACCGGCGAGCACCGCGAGGACGGCCTCCAGCATCACGAAGCCCATCTTGTCCAGGTTCACCCCGCCGACCGCCGGGTTCGACAGCAACGCGGTCACGGAGTCGCCCGCGGTGACCGCGAGGAACCAGACGCCCATCATCTGCGAGGCGTACTTCTTCGGCGCCATCTTCGTCGTCACCGACAGACCCACCGGCGACAGCGTCAGCTCACCGACGGTCTGCAGGAAGTAGATGCCGACCAGCCACATCGCCGCGGCCTTGTGGCCGTCCTGCGCGATGGACAGCGGGGCGAGGAACACGAAGAAGGAAGCGCCGACCAGCACCAGGCCGGAGGAGAACTTCACGATCGTGCTCGGCTCCTTGCCGCTCCGGTTCAGCCACAGCCACAGCCAGGCGAAGACCGGCGCGAGGGCCATGATCATGACCGGGTTGACCGACTGGTACCAGGAGACCGGGAAGTTCCAGCCGGCGATCGTGTTCTTGGCGGAGGCATCGGCGAACAGCGACAGGGTCGAACCGCCCTGGTCGTAGATCATCCAGAAGACCGCGGCGGCCACGAAGAACCAGACGTACGCGCGGACCTTCGAGCGCTCCTCGCCGTCGAGGTCCTTGTCGCGCAGGATCCGGCCGATGACCAGGATCGGCACGATGAGACCGATGAGGGTCAGCGGGATCAGCGCCCAGTTCAGGGTGAAGTGACCGGTGAAGCCGACGATGCCGTAGAAGACCGCGGCGATGGCCAGCCAGATCAGGCCCTTGCGCAGGGTGGTGGCCTTCTCCTGGGCCGTCATCGGCGTCGGGACGACCTTGCTCTGCTCGCTCAGGTGGCGGCCGCCCAGCAGGTACTGGGTCAGACCCAGCGCCATGCCGAGCGCGGCCAGCGCGAAGCCGAAGTGCCAGTTGACGTTCTCACCGATGGTGCCGATGACCAGCGGAGCGACGAACGCGCCCAGGTTGATGCCGATGTAGAAGAGCGTGAAGCCACCGTCGCGGCGCGGGTCCTTCGGGCCGTCGTACAGGTGGCCGACCATCGTGGAGATGTTGGCCTTCAGCAGACCGGAGCCGATGGCGACCAGCACCAGGCCGACGAAGAAGCTCGCGGCGGCCGGCAGGGCCAGGCACAGATGGCCCAGCATGATGATCAGACCCGCGACCGCGACCGTCTTACGGGGGCCGAGGAGCCGGTCGGCGACCCAGCCGCCGGGCAGCGCGAGCAGGTACACGAGCGACAGGTAGACGGAGTAGATCGCCGTCGCCGTGCCCGCGGACAGGTGCAGACCACCCGGGGCCACCAGGTAGAGGGGGAGCAGGGCCCGCATGCCGTAGTAGGAGAACCGCTCCCACATCTCGGTCATGAACAGAGTGGCCAGGCCGCGGGGGTGGCCGAAGAAGGTCTTCTCGGTGCCGGGGGTGCCCGGGTGGACCGAGTCCTTCGTCAGGCTGGACGCCATGGTCGTTCCTTGCTGGTCGGGACGCGCGATGGAGCGTTGCGCGCCCGGTGGGGGTAGCGGCCGGCACCGGCGGGGTCGGTCGTCCGCCCCCAACGCCCGGGGGGAGTCCGCTCCGGATCACGAAGCGGTGGACGGCGACCACCGGGATCCACGCTCCGTGACGCGACGATGCGTCCGGAGCCCGGCCAGAGGTCATTCCTTTCAAGGCCGGTCGGACCCGACCGGCCCGCACACAAGAAGGACCTTCAGCGTCAATGCCCGCCAAAGGTCCCCGGGTGTACTACAGGCGTTCACGTCACTGTACGTCAGGACACCGCCCGGTATGGAAGGACTTGAGACGCGGATCACAGGTGTCGAGGGAACCGCGCGACGGAATTCGAAGGCCCCTTCTACGATCGCATCCCACAGGTGATGGTTCGTACCGCGGGGCACCCCAGGTAAGAATCCCGGGAGCCGATCACACCCCGGCACCGCACGTGGGCGGTCTACCATCACCTCATGACCCGTGTACTGCTCGCCGAGGACGACGCGTCCATCTCGGAGCCGCTGGCCCGCGCCCTGCGCCGGGAAGGTTACGAGGTCGAGGTGCGCGAGGACGGACCCACCGCGCTCGACGCCGGAATGCAGGGGGGCGTCGATCTGGTCGTACTCGACCTCGGCCTGCCCGGCATGGACGGCCTGGAGGTCGCCCGCCGGCTGCGCGCCGACGGCCACACCGTGCCGATCCTCATCCTGACCGCGCGGGCCGACGAGGTGGACACCGTCGTCGGCCTGGACGCGGGCGCCGACGACTACGTCACCAAGCCCTTCCGCCTCGCCGAACTGCTCGCCCGCGTACGGGCCCTGCTGCGCCGCGGCGCCGCCGAGCCGCAGCAGCCGCCGGCCACCCACGGCGTGCGCATCGACGTGGAGTCGCACCGCGCGTGGATGGGCGACGAGGAACTCCAGCTCACCGCCAAGGAGTTCGACCTGCTGCGGGTGCTGGTGCGCGACGCCGGCCGCGTGGTGACGCGCGACCAGCTGATGCGCGAGGTCTGGGACACCACCTGGTGGTCGTCCACCAAGACCCTCGACATGCACATCTCCTGGCTGCGCAAGAAGCTCGGCGACGACGCGGCCAACCCCCGCTACATCGCCACGGTCCGGGGCGTGGGCTTCCGCTTCGAGAAGAGCTGAGCCCCGACCGGGGTCCGGCGGTCACCTCAGGTAACGGAACA is a genomic window of Streptomyces sp. WP-1 containing:
- a CDS encoding LPXTG cell wall anchor domain-containing protein, with product MSYPKRTAALASAAALAGAAVVLTAPAARADVVDVDYRCETPIGVKSAVSPIDIKGVRSGAGYKVTMSWQKGVSSSPVELGKGAMSPSATIGLGGADSGTLPVSGPPNAAAIPANTPIKISDLSGTYTPRKSGKVTFTAGTLTIKALGTTTTCTPTGDPGPSLTLNVTAAGGGSAGGSSGTTGSSGTTGSAPGGTLPQTGPDDSALALGTLGGTVLLTGVAGVLWLTRRGPAVRR
- a CDS encoding peptide MFS transporter translates to MASSLTKDSVHPGTPGTEKTFFGHPRGLATLFMTEMWERFSYYGMRALLPLYLVAPGGLHLSAGTATAIYSVYLSLVYLLALPGGWVADRLLGPRKTVAVAGLIIMLGHLCLALPAAASFFVGLVLVAIGSGLLKANISTMVGHLYDGPKDPRRDGGFTLFYIGINLGAFVAPLVIGTIGENVNWHFGFALAALGMALGLTQYLLGGRHLSEQSKVVPTPMTAQEKATTLRKGLIWLAIAAVFYGIVGFTGHFTLNWALIPLTLIGLIVPILVIGRILRDKDLDGEERSKVRAYVWFFVAAAVFWMIYDQGGSTLSLFADASAKNTIAGWNFPVSWYQSVNPVMIMALAPVFAWLWLWLNRSGKEPSTIVKFSSGLVLVGASFFVFLAPLSIAQDGHKAAAMWLVGIYFLQTVGELTLSPVGLSVTTKMAPKKYASQMMGVWFLAVTAGDSVTALLSNPAVGGVNLDKMGFVMLEAVLAVLAGVAVWMYRGKVNKLMGDVR
- a CDS encoding response regulator transcription factor yields the protein MTRVLLAEDDASISEPLARALRREGYEVEVREDGPTALDAGMQGGVDLVVLDLGLPGMDGLEVARRLRADGHTVPILILTARADEVDTVVGLDAGADDYVTKPFRLAELLARVRALLRRGAAEPQQPPATHGVRIDVESHRAWMGDEELQLTAKEFDLLRVLVRDAGRVVTRDQLMREVWDTTWWSSTKTLDMHISWLRKKLGDDAANPRYIATVRGVGFRFEKS